In Arthrobacter alpinus, a single window of DNA contains:
- a CDS encoding DUF58 domain-containing protein: MAISGRFFYLALAALVPIIALPGALTWLLALGVLVLATVFDLVLAASPRTVAVRRTLPTGVRLGEASSAVLHLANESRRPLRGRIRDGWQPSAGAANALQAVSIRPGERAALTIGLAPTRRGDLLTHHVTIRSFGPLGMVARQSSIASPGTLRVLPPFHSKRHLPSKLRKLRELDGRAAVQIRGAGTEFDSLRDYVRGDDVRSIDWRATARRRDVVVRTWRPERDRRVVIVLDSSRTSASRIDDETALDSGIEASLLLAVLAERGGDRVSLIAYDRRVRAKVSSTGKGNMLNAMVQALAPLQPELIELNTQAVSGQIRSVTAHRALVVLVTSLDAGAAEEGLIPLATNLAQKHVVVVAAVRDPAVDQARLDRSSTTSVYRAAAAEHALNRRAAITAILKQKGVEVVDAAPLELPPQLADMYIRLKAAGRL; the protein is encoded by the coding sequence ATGGCAATTTCGGGCAGGTTCTTTTATTTGGCACTGGCGGCGCTGGTGCCCATCATTGCCCTGCCCGGAGCCCTGACGTGGCTGCTGGCACTCGGCGTGCTGGTCCTCGCCACAGTCTTTGATTTGGTTCTGGCCGCCTCGCCACGGACGGTTGCCGTGCGCCGCACGCTCCCGACCGGGGTCCGTCTGGGTGAGGCTAGTTCGGCGGTGCTGCATCTTGCCAATGAATCCCGCCGGCCCCTGCGAGGAAGGATCAGGGATGGGTGGCAGCCCTCGGCCGGCGCGGCGAACGCCCTGCAAGCGGTGTCCATTCGCCCCGGCGAACGGGCTGCGCTGACGATTGGGCTGGCACCGACGCGGCGCGGGGACCTCCTGACACACCATGTCACGATCAGATCCTTTGGCCCTCTCGGCATGGTGGCCCGGCAAAGCAGCATTGCCTCCCCCGGCACGCTGCGGGTCCTGCCACCGTTCCATTCCAAGCGTCATCTCCCTTCCAAGCTGCGCAAATTGCGTGAACTCGACGGCCGGGCTGCCGTGCAGATCCGTGGAGCCGGCACGGAATTCGATTCCTTGCGCGACTATGTTCGCGGCGACGACGTCCGCTCCATTGACTGGCGCGCCACGGCTCGACGGCGCGATGTTGTGGTGCGCACGTGGCGTCCCGAACGCGACCGTCGTGTAGTCATTGTCCTGGATTCCTCACGCACCTCGGCCTCCCGCATTGACGACGAAACCGCACTGGACTCCGGGATTGAAGCCTCCTTGTTACTGGCGGTGCTAGCCGAACGTGGAGGTGACCGAGTTAGCTTGATCGCCTATGACCGCCGGGTCCGAGCCAAGGTTTCCTCCACCGGCAAGGGCAATATGCTCAACGCCATGGTGCAGGCACTCGCGCCACTTCAACCTGAACTGATCGAGCTCAACACCCAAGCCGTGTCCGGGCAGATCCGCTCCGTCACGGCGCACCGTGCGCTAGTGGTTTTGGTAACTTCCCTCGATGCAGGCGCGGCCGAGGAAGGGTTGATCCCCTTGGCAACGAACCTGGCACAGAAGCATGTTGTGGTCGTGGCGGCCGTACGCGATCCCGCCGTCGATCAAGCCCGGTTGGACCGCAGCTCCACCACATCGGTGTACCGAGCGGCGGCCGCCGAACACGCTCTCAATCGCCGGGCCGCCATTACAGCCATCCTCAAGCAAAAGGGGGTGGAAGTGGTTGACGCTGCGCCGCTGGAACTCCCCCCACAACTTGCTGACATGTATATCAGGCTCAAAGCAGCCGGACGCCTCTAA
- a CDS encoding dipeptide ABC transporter ATP-binding protein — MSHSTENKGTAPKGEAMPRPVLDIADLKITFATDQGDVEAVKDVSFAVAPGEIVAIVGESGSGKTVTAKAILGLLPETAQSSGAVVISGNNVITVSPRQLRQIRGRDVAMVFQEPSTALNPVYTVGWQIAEGLRAHRPEGKRVGRKEARKLAIEALAKVGIPDPEKRVDYYPHQFSGGQKQRVVIAAALALNPGLIVADEPTTALDVTVQAEILELLRDLRDRYGTSIVLITHNMGVVADLADRVVVMFAGDVVEEATAEVLFAAPKQDYTKKLLAAVPHLGRNSASAGFTGRAFQDKEVLVRATDLEIEYPGRLGSPAFKAVDKVSFTIGAGEVFGLVGESGSGKTTIGRAIAGLNRTTGGSLNVLGYEMLNYKERTFRPLRKDIGFVFQDPAASFNPHLTIGECVAEPLLIHTDLSRAAVIKKVEDLLESVQLPRAYAKRFPHELSGGQRQRASLARGLALDPKLLIADEPTSALDVSVQAKVLELFREIQTELGFAALFISHDLAVVDILAQWVGVLYKGKMVEQGIGNEIMGNPKDAYTQRLIASLPVPNPAEQAQRRAAHQALIAAK; from the coding sequence ATGAGCCACTCCACAGAAAACAAGGGCACCGCACCCAAGGGTGAGGCCATGCCTCGGCCGGTCCTTGACATTGCAGACTTGAAAATAACGTTTGCGACCGATCAAGGGGATGTCGAGGCCGTCAAGGATGTCTCCTTTGCCGTAGCACCGGGCGAGATCGTGGCCATCGTGGGCGAGTCCGGCTCTGGCAAAACCGTCACGGCCAAGGCCATTTTGGGGTTGTTGCCGGAGACTGCACAGAGCAGTGGCGCCGTGGTGATCAGCGGCAACAACGTCATCACTGTCAGCCCGCGCCAGCTGCGCCAGATTCGTGGCCGGGATGTGGCCATGGTGTTCCAAGAGCCATCCACCGCGTTGAATCCTGTCTATACGGTGGGTTGGCAGATCGCCGAGGGGCTGCGTGCCCACCGGCCCGAAGGCAAGCGCGTGGGCAGGAAGGAAGCACGCAAGCTGGCCATCGAGGCGCTGGCCAAGGTGGGCATCCCGGATCCTGAAAAACGGGTTGACTACTACCCCCACCAGTTCTCCGGTGGACAGAAACAACGTGTTGTCATCGCCGCAGCCCTGGCCCTGAACCCGGGCCTGATTGTGGCCGATGAACCCACCACTGCCCTTGACGTCACAGTGCAGGCCGAGATCCTGGAACTGCTGCGGGACCTGCGCGATCGCTACGGCACCTCGATTGTACTGATCACGCACAACATGGGGGTCGTGGCCGACCTCGCTGACCGCGTAGTTGTCATGTTTGCCGGTGACGTGGTGGAGGAAGCCACCGCCGAGGTGCTCTTTGCGGCGCCGAAGCAGGACTACACGAAGAAGTTGTTGGCCGCAGTGCCGCACCTGGGCCGCAATTCGGCCTCGGCTGGTTTCACTGGGCGTGCATTCCAGGACAAGGAAGTTCTTGTCCGGGCCACGGATCTTGAAATTGAGTACCCTGGCCGCTTGGGCAGCCCGGCTTTCAAGGCCGTGGACAAGGTCTCCTTCACCATTGGTGCCGGTGAGGTGTTTGGGTTGGTGGGTGAATCGGGTTCGGGCAAAACCACCATTGGCCGTGCCATCGCGGGGCTGAACCGTACAACGGGTGGTTCCTTGAACGTGCTGGGGTACGAGATGCTCAACTACAAGGAGCGCACCTTCCGGCCCCTGCGCAAGGACATTGGCTTCGTGTTCCAGGATCCCGCGGCTTCCTTCAATCCGCACCTGACCATTGGCGAGTGTGTGGCCGAGCCCCTGCTCATCCATACGGATTTGTCGAGGGCGGCGGTCATTAAAAAGGTGGAGGATCTGCTGGAATCGGTGCAGCTGCCGCGTGCCTATGCAAAGCGGTTCCCGCATGAGCTCTCGGGCGGGCAACGCCAGCGCGCCTCCCTTGCCCGGGGTCTGGCGCTGGATCCCAAGCTCCTTATCGCGGATGAACCTACCTCGGCCCTTGACGTCTCAGTTCAGGCCAAGGTGCTTGAACTCTTCCGAGAGATCCAGACCGAGCTTGGCTTCGCAGCCCTGTTCATCAGCCACGATCTGGCCGTCGTGGACATTTTGGCACAGTGGGTTGGGGTGCTTTACAAGGGAAAAATGGTGGAGCAGGGCATTGGCAACGAGATCATGGGCAATCCGAAGGACGCCTACACCCAGCGCCTGATCGCCTCGCTGCCTGTGCCCAACCCTGCCGAGCAGGCGCAGCGGCGGGCCGCCCACCAAGCCTTGATTGCGGCAAAGTAG
- a CDS encoding AAA family ATPase, with the protein MREAAVDVQSHSQHPAASPSARALFAVRGEVAKAVVGQEATVTGLLIALLAGGHVLLEGVPGVAKTLLVRALSTALSLDTKRVQFTPDLMPGDVTGSLIYDSSTREFTFREGPVFTNILLADEINRTPPKTQASLLEAMEEHQVSVDGVSRRLPAPFMVAATQNPVEYEGTYPLPEAQLDRFLLKLTMDLPSRDEEIEVIRRHSLGFDPQDLHAAGVRPVAGATELAQARMEVAQVAVAGEILAYVVDLVRATRTAPSFQLGVSPRGATAILKSARAYAWLSGRTFVTPDDIKALALPTLRHRVALRPEAEMDGVAVDGILQSILATVPVPR; encoded by the coding sequence ATGCGTGAAGCAGCTGTCGACGTTCAAAGCCACTCTCAGCACCCGGCGGCCAGCCCTTCGGCGCGGGCCTTGTTCGCTGTGCGGGGCGAAGTAGCCAAGGCCGTTGTGGGCCAGGAGGCAACCGTCACGGGGCTGCTCATTGCCCTCTTGGCGGGTGGGCACGTCCTCCTGGAAGGTGTCCCCGGCGTGGCAAAAACGCTCCTGGTTCGGGCCCTGTCAACGGCTCTTAGCCTTGACACCAAGCGCGTACAGTTCACCCCGGACCTGATGCCCGGCGATGTTACGGGCTCATTGATCTACGATTCCAGCACCCGGGAATTCACCTTCCGCGAAGGGCCCGTCTTCACCAACATTCTGTTGGCCGACGAGATCAATCGAACCCCGCCGAAAACCCAGGCTTCCCTGCTGGAGGCAATGGAGGAACACCAGGTTTCGGTGGACGGGGTTTCGCGCCGGCTGCCAGCTCCCTTCATGGTGGCCGCAACCCAAAACCCCGTGGAATACGAAGGCACCTACCCGCTTCCCGAGGCTCAACTTGACCGTTTCCTCCTCAAACTCACCATGGACCTGCCCAGCCGCGATGAAGAGATTGAGGTCATCCGCCGGCACAGCCTGGGCTTTGATCCGCAGGATCTGCACGCGGCTGGGGTACGACCCGTGGCCGGCGCCACCGAGCTCGCCCAAGCCCGCATGGAAGTTGCGCAAGTAGCCGTGGCTGGAGAAATTCTGGCCTACGTTGTAGACCTTGTCCGCGCAACCCGCACGGCGCCATCGTTCCAGCTGGGTGTCTCACCTCGCGGTGCCACGGCCATCCTGAAGTCCGCCCGTGCCTATGCCTGGCTCTCGGGACGCACCTTCGTCACTCCTGATGACATCAAGGCATTGGCATTGCCAACGCTGCGGCACAGGGTTGCCCTGCGGCCCGAGGCCGAGATGGACGGAGTTGCCGTGGACGGCATTCTCCAATCCATCTTGGCCACTGTGCCGGTTCCCCGCTGA
- a CDS encoding DUF4350 domain-containing protein, whose protein sequence is MTTASSPPTPQAPVFRADQASTSQRVGRVLRKGRFWLICLAVFVVLSILGLILANAGNQSTGTLSITNPAPVGARAAAEVLRQQGVNVTATDSLASTTEAVTANGIGTSTVLFYDPHNLLSPDQAAELSGTVQDARGSLVAISPAPLTAVRLSPELASAGTVKATESVAAGCANLDAAAAGTLDGGSPALGALAPVSLPINLYKGAQTCFIAGSGTAGQLAFNSTGEVAALGNPGVVINQNLANGGNAALVFRLLGGKPNLLWYTVSVKDIPVAEKAPSLAELTPDWIFPASSWLLLTAVLGMLWKGRRNGPLVTEPLPVIVRASETLTGRARLYQDARAVGTASHTLRRATLTRLAHALRLGVTADPAAVVDATAAATGRSQLHVHDLLLGPEPRTEQEMLSMAVALTALEEEVAQR, encoded by the coding sequence GTGACCACCGCATCCTCCCCGCCAACACCGCAGGCCCCCGTCTTTCGTGCTGATCAGGCCAGCACCTCGCAACGAGTCGGCCGGGTGTTGCGAAAAGGCCGATTTTGGCTCATCTGCTTAGCCGTCTTTGTGGTCCTCTCGATCCTTGGGTTGATTCTGGCTAATGCCGGCAACCAGTCCACGGGCACGCTTTCCATCACGAATCCGGCTCCCGTCGGGGCCCGGGCGGCGGCCGAGGTGCTGCGTCAACAAGGTGTGAACGTCACGGCAACGGATTCACTGGCAAGTACCACCGAAGCCGTCACGGCCAACGGCATCGGTACCAGCACCGTATTGTTTTACGATCCCCACAACCTGCTCTCACCCGATCAGGCGGCCGAACTCTCCGGTACCGTCCAGGATGCCAGGGGCAGCTTGGTTGCCATTTCCCCCGCTCCCCTGACGGCCGTCAGGCTCAGCCCTGAGCTGGCCAGTGCCGGAACCGTCAAAGCAACAGAGTCCGTTGCGGCAGGGTGCGCCAACCTGGATGCCGCCGCTGCCGGGACGCTCGACGGCGGGTCCCCCGCTCTCGGTGCGCTGGCCCCGGTGAGCCTTCCCATCAATCTGTACAAGGGCGCCCAAACCTGCTTCATCGCGGGTTCTGGCACCGCTGGACAGCTTGCCTTCAATAGCACTGGCGAGGTCGCCGCCTTAGGAAATCCCGGCGTCGTCATTAATCAGAATTTAGCCAATGGCGGCAATGCGGCCCTCGTCTTCAGGCTGCTGGGCGGCAAACCAAATCTGCTGTGGTACACGGTCTCGGTGAAGGATATTCCCGTGGCCGAGAAGGCCCCGTCACTGGCCGAATTGACGCCTGACTGGATTTTCCCGGCGTCGTCGTGGCTGTTATTGACGGCCGTGCTTGGCATGCTGTGGAAGGGAAGGCGCAACGGGCCGTTGGTCACCGAGCCGCTGCCGGTCATCGTCAGGGCTTCGGAAACTTTGACGGGACGAGCCAGGTTGTATCAGGATGCGCGGGCCGTGGGCACTGCATCGCACACCTTGCGGCGCGCCACCTTGACCCGTTTGGCGCACGCCCTGAGGCTGGGAGTTACGGCCGATCCGGCAGCGGTGGTGGACGCCACGGCTGCCGCAACGGGGCGCAGCCAACTGCACGTGCATGATTTACTGCTCGGCCCAGAGCCGCGCACCGAACAAGAAATGTTGTCCATGGCCGTTGCACTCACGGCCCTAGAGGAAGAAGTGGCACAGCGATGA
- a CDS encoding chorismate mutase: MTEPSQTQHLSIEDFDPAASSLSGSVDPAVMAELLSIRSSIDNFDATLVYLLAERFKATQRVGILKAKHQLPPGDPNREKAQIQRLRALAESANLDPAFAEKFLNFIISEVIHHHQAISESHSAVAATGVVPVVSLDGQGFVAQTDDGGTQTK; this comes from the coding sequence ATGACCGAACCGAGCCAAACGCAGCATTTGTCCATCGAAGACTTTGATCCGGCCGCCAGTTCCCTCTCTGGTTCAGTAGATCCGGCCGTCATGGCCGAGCTCCTGTCCATCCGCTCAAGCATCGACAACTTCGATGCGACGCTTGTTTATCTGTTGGCCGAACGGTTCAAGGCAACCCAGCGCGTGGGTATCCTCAAGGCCAAGCACCAGCTGCCGCCGGGTGACCCCAACCGCGAGAAGGCACAGATTCAGCGCCTTCGTGCCCTCGCCGAATCGGCCAACCTGGACCCTGCATTCGCGGAAAAGTTCCTGAACTTCATCATCAGCGAGGTCATTCACCACCACCAAGCTATTTCGGAGAGCCACTCTGCCGTGGCGGCCACGGGCGTGGTTCCCGTGGTGAGCCTTGATGGTCAGGGCTTTGTGGCTCAAACGGACGACGGCGGCACCCAGACCAAGTGA
- a CDS encoding SGNH/GDSL hydrolase family protein, with protein sequence MVRGSILRVLVTVAAISVGVVGMGPSGALPRTGGISIADAAPEATPTASAAPTIADRNAVPDGGRAQAGDPKDEVTTIWDLPAGSLILNPVSGRQEVIDPEIARSAVLIGDSQSAGALGVKPADTWVERGLSARGYKVQFMGAGGIGFTATTSWASNYPDSLESGKMILPYGNPALVVVQGGGNDASAGASDAAILSNAERLLRALKASYPESKFLFIGTLARGNHAGGRRTEVDTLLAGFAQRNGVPFVSAGDWLTRYGMTNKMADGVHLTASGHKELSQVLASELKALGLQGPNLTR encoded by the coding sequence ATGGTTCGAGGCAGTATTTTACGGGTGCTTGTGACGGTTGCGGCGATTTCTGTTGGCGTGGTGGGCATGGGACCGAGTGGGGCACTGCCGCGAACGGGCGGGATCTCCATTGCGGATGCGGCGCCAGAAGCCACTCCCACAGCCTCGGCTGCCCCCACCATTGCCGACCGCAATGCCGTGCCCGACGGCGGCCGGGCCCAGGCTGGGGACCCCAAGGACGAGGTCACCACGATTTGGGACCTTCCTGCCGGCTCGCTGATCTTGAACCCGGTGTCTGGGCGGCAGGAAGTCATCGACCCCGAGATTGCCCGCTCTGCCGTGCTGATTGGCGATTCGCAGTCCGCTGGCGCCCTTGGCGTCAAGCCGGCCGACACGTGGGTGGAACGGGGCTTGTCCGCACGCGGCTACAAGGTGCAGTTCATGGGAGCAGGGGGTATCGGGTTCACGGCCACCACGTCCTGGGCCAGCAACTACCCGGACTCGCTGGAGAGCGGCAAAATGATCCTTCCGTACGGCAACCCCGCGCTCGTAGTAGTCCAAGGTGGAGGTAACGACGCCTCAGCAGGTGCCAGTGATGCGGCGATCCTCTCCAATGCCGAGAGGCTGCTGCGTGCGTTGAAGGCCAGCTACCCGGAGTCAAAATTCTTATTCATTGGCACGCTCGCCCGCGGCAATCATGCCGGCGGACGGCGCACCGAGGTGGATACTTTGCTGGCCGGATTTGCCCAACGCAATGGCGTCCCCTTCGTTAGCGCTGGAGACTGGCTGACCCGGTACGGCATGACCAACAAGATGGCCGACGGCGTTCACCTCACTGCCAGCGGCCACAAGGAACTCTCCCAGGTCCTCGCCTCGGAACTGAAGGCGCTCGGCTTGCAGGGGCCCAACCTGACCCGTTGA
- a CDS encoding DUF4129 domain-containing protein, whose protein sequence is MASPLIILATLPGRLIANTSVSLSFDVPVVPGADEARQWAQEELANKVYQDAKPGLAEQIGALIKSALDELFNNVSAPNGNIALAIAVGVVLLAIAAIIVIIRPRLNRRSATPENVFEGGLMLSAEQHRAMARAAAASGDFHTAVSEQFRAMVRAAEERDVSLPAVGRTAMEIAVELERAFPAHGEALHHSAEIFNAVRYGHAPPTPAMYGHLMATDQAVAASKPRYAADSLAVQS, encoded by the coding sequence CTGCCTGGCCGACTCATCGCCAACACTTCTGTGAGCCTGTCTTTCGATGTCCCGGTTGTCCCTGGTGCAGACGAAGCCAGGCAATGGGCCCAGGAAGAGCTGGCCAACAAGGTCTACCAGGATGCCAAGCCGGGGCTTGCGGAGCAGATTGGTGCCCTGATCAAAAGTGCCCTTGATGAACTCTTCAACAACGTCAGCGCCCCCAACGGCAATATTGCCCTAGCCATTGCCGTTGGCGTGGTGCTCCTGGCCATTGCGGCGATCATCGTCATCATCCGGCCCCGGCTCAACCGCAGGAGCGCCACGCCCGAGAACGTCTTCGAAGGTGGGCTCATGCTTTCGGCCGAACAACACCGTGCCATGGCCAGGGCCGCCGCCGCGTCGGGAGACTTCCACACGGCCGTCAGCGAGCAGTTCCGCGCCATGGTTCGCGCCGCCGAGGAACGCGATGTGAGCCTGCCTGCGGTAGGCAGAACGGCCATGGAAATCGCTGTAGAACTTGAGCGAGCATTTCCGGCCCACGGTGAAGCGCTGCACCACAGTGCCGAAATCTTCAATGCCGTCCGCTATGGACATGCACCGCCAACCCCAGCCATGTATGGCCACCTCATGGCCACGGATCAAGCCGTCGCAGCGAGCAAGCCCCGCTACGCAGCTGACTCACTGGCGGTGCAGTCGTGA